The following nucleotide sequence is from Fusobacterium sp. DD2.
AGCCTTAAAAAGCAAATTATAATAAAAACAAAAAGAATTGGGTCGCCCCAATTCTTTTTTGCTATTTATCTTCAACTATTAATTTTAAAACATCTGGTCTTGCATAGTGACCACACACATCAAGTTCCATTTTACTTGTATATACCTTATTCATATCAAGGTCTGCATAGATTATCTCCTCTTTATCCCATACAGGCTGTGTAACATAATGTCCAAATGGATCAACTATACAGCTTCCTCCCCTGCACACTATATCAGATAGCTTATCAATTTGCTCCTGTTCATGAAGCCCTTTTGGATACATATCCTTTGTAAAATACATATCACAGTTGATAAAATAGCATTTTCCTTCAAGTGCAATATGTTTTATCGTATCCTGCCACTCAGGATTGTCATTTGTATTTGGTGAAATATACAGTGTTATTCCTTTTTCATATAGTGCAACTCTTGCTAAAGGCATATAACTTTCCCAACAGATAAGACTTCCTACCGGTCCCCATGGTGTATCTACAACAGGGAAGTATCCTTTGTTTGCATCTCCCCAAACCACTCTTTCACTTCCAGTAGGTTTCAGTTTTCTATGTACAGATTCAAGCTTTCCTTCAGGAGAAAAAATAAGATTAGAGTTGTATAAAGTTCCTGTTAACTCGTCTCTTTCTGACACTCCAATGCTTACAAACATATTGTATTTTTTAGCTGCCATTGCAAGTTTATCAGTGTCTTCTGAAGGAACAACTATTGAATTATTATAGTATATACTCCAATCTTTACGTCCACCTTCATTTCTGCTACCTACAGTAAATCCAAAATTCATTCCATATGGATATCCTGGTACAAAAAGCTCTGGGAAAACAATTATTTCAGGTTTTTCTTCGGAAGCTTTTTCTACTATTTTAATAGCTTTATCTATACAGGCATCTTTATCAAACATAACAGGTGCTGCCTGAACAACTGCTATACGGCAATTTTCTTTTAAATTTCTCATAATAAGTATACCTCCAAATTTCATAATCCACTTTTTGCCCTAGGTTCATTATAGCATATTCAGAAGGATTTTTTACATAAAAAAAAGAGCCCAGTGCGGGAGCTCTTTTAAGGTTTAGTATGGCATAAACCTCTGTATGAAATTAAAAAAGAGAACTGTCTAACTGCCCTCTTTTTTAAGAAGTAAACAAAATTATTATGTGGGTTAACTATAACACATCTTTTTAAAAAATACAAGTGTTTTTTTATAGTTTTTTTATAAAAGAAAAAGGATCTTTACAATCCTCTTTCCCCCGTTTATATAATTAAAATTGAAATTAGACAACTTTATTGTAGCACTATCTTAGTCAGCTTTCAAGATTTTTTTTAATTATTGAACTAATTATTTTATTATATCTTATTATTTAACCTCTATATATGCCCCTTTCATTGGTGATACAGCAAATCGAGTATAAATTGCAAGAGGACCACGCTTAAACTTATTCTCCGGTTTTTGCCATTTTTTATGTCTCTCATCAAATATTTTAGAAATTTCTTCTTTAGCTACTTTTTTTCCTTTTATACCAACAACATTTATTTCTCTTTTTTCTATATTAATTTCTATTAAATCATCATCGTTTATCAAAGCAATTGGTCCTCCACTCATAGCTTCAGGAGATATGTGGCCTATTGCAGGCCCTCTAGTTGCACCTGAAAAACGACCATCTGTTAATAAAGCTATAGAATCACATAGTTCTAAATCAGATGCAATAGCCTCTGTCGTATAAAACATTTCTGGCATTCCGCTTCCTTTTGGCCCTTCATAACGAATTATTACAGCATCTCCTGGTTTAATTCTTTTGGTTAAAATTGCATCTATTGCCTCCTCTTCGCAATCAAAGGTTTTAGCTGATAATATAATACTAGATTTCATTTTTTCAGGCAAAGCTGCATGTTTTACAACTGCTCCATCAGGAGCAATGTTTCCTTTCAAAATAGCTAGTGATCCATTCTTTTGAATTGGATTATTTTTATTTTTTATTATATCTGTTTTATTCAATCCAAGGCTTTTTATTTTTTTTTCACATTCTTCATAATATCCTATTCTTTTTAATTCTTCCAGATTTTCACCAAGTGTCTTTCCAGTTACTGTCAGTTCATCTAAGTTTAAAAATTCTTTTAATTCTTCCATAATTTGTGGAACCCCACCAGCATACTGTAAATATTCTCCTGGATACTTACCACTAGGTCTAATATTTAAAATATATGGAATTTTTCTATGGATTGAATCAAATGTATCAGCACTAAGATTAATTCCTAATTCGTGAGCTATTGCCGGAAGATGTAATAATACATTTGAAGAACCTGCAATTGCTGCATGTACAATAATTGCATTTTCAAATGCTTTTTCAGTTAAGATGTCACTTGGTTTAATATTTCTTTTTACTAATTCTAAAACCTGCTTTCCACTTTCATAAGTTTTTTCTTTTAGTTTTTCTGAATTAGCTGATATAAGTGCAGTTCCTGGTAATGTTAACCCTAAGGCTTCAGCCATTATTTGCATACTTGCAGCAGTTCCTAAAAACGAGCATGCACCACATGATGGACAAGCATTTTTTTGAAAAAGCTTAAATTCTTTTTC
It contains:
- a CDS encoding carbon-nitrogen hydrolase family protein, which produces MRNLKENCRIAVVQAAPVMFDKDACIDKAIKIVEKASEEKPEIIVFPELFVPGYPYGMNFGFTVGSRNEGGRKDWSIYYNNSIVVPSEDTDKLAMAAKKYNMFVSIGVSERDELTGTLYNSNLIFSPEGKLESVHRKLKPTGSERVVWGDANKGYFPVVDTPWGPVGSLICWESYMPLARVALYEKGITLYISPNTNDNPEWQDTIKHIALEGKCYFINCDMYFTKDMYPKGLHEQEQIDKLSDIVCRGGSCIVDPFGHYVTQPVWDKEEIIYADLDMNKVYTSKMELDVCGHYARPDVLKLIVEDK
- the ilvD gene encoding dihydroxy-acid dehydratase, giving the protein MLISQKIRKIAPEMDSLRLGTGWEDTDLTKPQILIESTYGDSHPGSVHLNKLVKSAEIGISDGGGKGAKYYVTDICDGQAQGHNGMNYSLVSRECIADMIEIQAMATPFDGAVFIASCDKGLPGNIKALARLNIPSILIPGGIMNAGKNMLTLEQIGMYSAKLKRGEITEKEFKLFQKNACPSCGACSFLGTAASMQIMAEALGLTLPGTALISANSEKLKEKTYESGKQVLELVKRNIKPSDILTEKAFENAIIVHAAIAGSSNVLLHLPAIAHELGINLSADTFDSIHRKIPYILNIRPSGKYPGEYLQYAGGVPQIMEELKEFLNLDELTVTGKTLGENLEELKRIGYYEECEKKIKSLGLNKTDIIKNKNNPIQKNGSLAILKGNIAPDGAVVKHAALPEKMKSSIILSAKTFDCEEEAIDAILTKRIKPGDAVIIRYEGPKGSGMPEMFYTTEAIASDLELCDSIALLTDGRFSGATRGPAIGHISPEAMSGGPIALINDDDLIEINIEKREINVVGIKGKKVAKEEISKIFDERHKKWQKPENKFKRGPLAIYTRFAVSPMKGAYIEVK